The following are encoded together in the Chanodichthys erythropterus isolate Z2021 chromosome 16, ASM2448905v1, whole genome shotgun sequence genome:
- the LOC137002972 gene encoding nuclear apoptosis-inducing factor 1-like, with translation MAKASGKKRNFTESELEVLLSEVETRKNILFGSLSSGINNKRKKYEWESLADAVNAVGSESRTVNDLKKKWSDIKVDVKRRTAAHRQSVGRTGGGKGVDELTPFEQRVASIIGDTLLSGVVSAAVGDSDLLQDCHEDSYGATAGTSTGTQSESAPPEQPAPTVASVSSVSGVSGAPPSAEARPSGRVLTHAVLESQQQIVMAIGEINSHLKNITDALTDISHSLKELVKK, from the exons ATGGCTAAAGCAAGCGGCAAGAAACGAAACTTTACAGAAAGTGAATTGGAGGTGCTACTATCAGAGGTAGAAacgagaaaaaatattttatttggatCTTTGTCCTCCGGAATTAAtaacaaaaggaaaaaatatgAGTGGGAGAGTTTGGCTGATGCCGTCAATGCGGTGGGATCTGAAAGTCGCACTGTAAATGATCTTAAAAAGAAATGGTCTGATATAAAGGTGGACGTTAAACGGAGAACTGCTGCGCACCGACAAAGTGTGGGCAGAACAGGTGGTGGTAAAGGGGTCGATGAACTTACACCCTTTGAGCAGAGAGTTGCCTCTATTATAGGTGACACTTTACTCTCTGGAGTAGTATCTGCTGCTGTGGGAGACTCGGATTTACTGCAGGACTGCCACGAAG ACTCATATGGTGCAACAGCCGGAACATCCACTGGCACGCAATCGGAATCCGCCCCTCCTGAGCAGCCAGCGCCCACTGTGGCCAGCGTCTCCAGTGTTTCTGGAGTTTCCGGTGCTCCCCCCAGTGCTGAGGCCCGTCCGTCTGGCCGCGTCTTGACGCATGCAGTTCTGGAGTCACAACAGCAAATCGTTATGGCCATTGGAGAAATTAACAGTCACCTGAAAAATATCACTGACGCACTCACAGACATAAGCCACTCATTAAAGGAATTGGTCAAAAAATGA